A window of Bradyrhizobium sp. AZCC 1610 contains these coding sequences:
- a CDS encoding M3 family oligoendopeptidase: MSAKSATSRAGKSSRKPATSSKVTAAKSKTGKLPEWNLADLYSGIAASEIARDLQKMDADCVAFETDYKGRLAEGVARDDGGLWLAEAVRRYEAIDDLAGRLGSYAGLVHAGDSVDPVISKFYGDVSERLTAASLHLLFFALELNRIDDAVIERAMQAPELAHYRPWIEDLRKDKPYQLEDRVEQLFHEKSQSGYAAWNRLFDQTISGLRFKVGAKELAIEPTLNLLQDRAPEKRKAAGQALAKTFKDNERTFALITNTLAKDKEISDRWRGFQDVADSRHLNNRVEREVVDALVGSVRSAYPRLSHRYYNLKAGWFKKKKLAHWDRNAPLPFAATGTIAWPEAQKMVLTAYRGFSVEMAAIAERFFTDRWIDAPVRPGKAPGAFSHPTTPSAHPYVLMNYQGKPRDVMTLAHELGHGVHQVLAAKNGALMAPTPLTLAETASVFGEMLTFKRLLSQTKNAKQRQALLAGKVEDMINTVVRQIAFYSFERAIHTERKNGELTAERIGQIWLSVQGESLGPAIDIRPGYENFWMYIPHFIHSPFYVYAYAFGDCLVNSLYAVYENASEGFAERYLAMLAAGGTKHYSELLKPFGLDAKDPKFWDGGLSVISGMIDELETMS; encoded by the coding sequence ATGAGCGCAAAATCTGCGACCTCCCGAGCCGGCAAGTCGTCCCGCAAGCCCGCCACCAGCAGCAAGGTGACCGCAGCTAAATCCAAAACCGGCAAACTGCCGGAATGGAACCTCGCCGATCTCTATTCCGGTATCGCCGCGTCCGAGATCGCCCGCGATCTGCAAAAGATGGATGCCGACTGCGTTGCGTTTGAGACGGACTACAAGGGCAGGCTGGCGGAAGGCGTTGCCCGCGACGACGGCGGCCTTTGGCTCGCCGAGGCGGTCAGGCGCTACGAGGCGATCGACGATCTCGCCGGCCGGCTCGGCTCCTATGCCGGCCTCGTTCATGCCGGCGACAGCGTCGATCCCGTGATCTCAAAATTCTATGGCGACGTTTCCGAGCGGCTGACGGCGGCCTCGCTGCATCTGCTGTTCTTCGCGCTCGAACTCAACCGCATCGACGATGCCGTGATCGAGCGCGCGATGCAGGCGCCCGAGCTCGCCCATTACCGGCCGTGGATCGAGGATCTGCGCAAGGACAAGCCGTATCAGCTCGAAGATCGCGTCGAGCAGTTGTTTCACGAAAAATCCCAGAGCGGCTATGCCGCCTGGAATCGGCTGTTCGACCAAACCATCTCCGGCCTGCGCTTCAAGGTCGGGGCCAAGGAACTCGCGATCGAGCCGACGCTCAATCTGCTGCAGGACCGCGCGCCGGAAAAGCGCAAGGCTGCGGGGCAGGCGCTGGCCAAGACCTTCAAGGACAATGAGCGGACCTTTGCGCTCATCACCAACACGCTCGCCAAGGACAAGGAGATTTCCGATCGCTGGCGCGGCTTTCAGGATGTTGCGGATTCGCGCCACCTGAACAACCGCGTCGAGCGCGAGGTCGTCGATGCCCTGGTCGGCTCGGTTCGATCAGCCTATCCGCGGCTCTCGCACCGCTATTACAATCTGAAGGCCGGCTGGTTCAAAAAGAAAAAGCTCGCGCATTGGGACCGCAATGCACCGCTGCCGTTTGCGGCGACCGGCACGATCGCCTGGCCGGAGGCGCAGAAGATGGTGCTGACGGCGTATCGCGGCTTCTCGGTTGAGATGGCCGCGATCGCGGAACGTTTCTTTACCGATCGCTGGATCGATGCGCCGGTGCGGCCGGGCAAGGCGCCGGGCGCGTTCTCGCACCCGACCACGCCCTCGGCGCATCCCTATGTGCTGATGAACTATCAGGGCAAGCCGCGCGACGTGATGACGCTGGCGCATGAACTCGGCCATGGCGTGCATCAGGTGCTGGCGGCCAAAAATGGAGCGCTGATGGCACCGACGCCGCTGACGCTTGCGGAGACCGCGAGCGTGTTCGGCGAAATGCTGACCTTCAAACGGCTATTGTCGCAGACCAAGAACGCCAAGCAGCGGCAGGCGCTGCTCGCCGGCAAGGTCGAGGACATGATCAACACCGTGGTGCGGCAGATCGCGTTCTATTCGTTCGAGCGCGCCATTCATACCGAGCGCAAGAACGGCGAGTTGACTGCCGAACGCATCGGGCAGATCTGGCTCAGCGTGCAAGGTGAAAGCCTCGGGCCGGCCATCGACATCCGCCCGGGCTACGAGAATTTCTGGATGTACATTCCGCATTTCATCCATTCGCCGTTCTACGTTTACGCCTATGCGTTCGGCGATTGCCTGGTGAACTCGCTCTACGCGGTCTATGAGAACGCCTCCGAAGGTTTTGCGGAGCGCTATCTCGCCATGCTCGCAGCCGGCGGAACCAAGCATTATTCCGAACTGCTCAAGCCGTTCGGGCTCGATGCCAAGGATCCCAAATTCTGGGACGGCGGGCTGTCGGTCATATCAGGCATGATCGACGAATTGGAGACGATGAGCTAA
- a CDS encoding NAD(P)(+) transhydrogenase (Re/Si-specific) subunit beta gives MNANLAAVLYLVAGVLFILSLRGLSSPASSRQGNLFGMIGMGIAVATTLASHPPADGVAWLLVILGIAIGGGVGAVIARRVPMTSMPELVAAFHSLVGMAAVLVAAGAFYAPEAFDIGKPGAIHASSLVEMSLGVAIGALTFTGSVIAFLKLSARMSGAPIILPGRHIINIVLALALVFFIFGLVRSGSALDFWLITIIALVLGVLMIIPIGGADMPVVISMLNSYSGWAAAGIGFTLGNSALIITGALVGSSGAILSYIMCHAMNRSFISVILGGFGGETAAAGGGGGEQKPAKLGSADDAAFIMKNAQKVIIVPGYGMAVAQAQHALREMGDLLKKEGVEVKYAIHPVAGRMPGHMNVLLAEANVPYDEVFELEDINSEFAQADIAFVIGANDVTNPAAEEDKTSPIYGMPVLQVWKAGTVMFIKRSLASGYAGIDNPLFYRDNTMMLLGDAKKVTENIVKGM, from the coding sequence ATGAACGCCAATCTGGCAGCAGTTCTGTATCTCGTGGCGGGTGTGCTGTTCATCCTGTCGCTGCGCGGGCTGTCGAGCCCGGCATCGTCCCGCCAGGGCAACCTGTTCGGCATGATCGGCATGGGCATCGCAGTCGCGACCACGCTCGCCAGTCATCCGCCGGCGGATGGTGTCGCCTGGCTGCTGGTCATTCTCGGCATAGCCATCGGCGGCGGCGTCGGCGCGGTGATCGCGCGGCGGGTGCCAATGACCTCGATGCCGGAACTGGTCGCGGCCTTCCACTCGCTGGTCGGCATGGCCGCGGTGCTGGTCGCCGCCGGCGCGTTCTATGCGCCCGAGGCATTCGACATCGGCAAGCCCGGCGCCATTCACGCATCCAGCCTCGTCGAAATGTCGCTCGGCGTCGCCATCGGTGCGCTGACCTTCACCGGCTCGGTGATCGCGTTCCTGAAGCTTTCCGCGCGCATGAGCGGCGCGCCGATCATCCTGCCCGGCCGCCACATCATCAACATCGTGCTGGCGCTGGCGCTGGTGTTCTTCATTTTCGGTCTGGTGCGCTCCGGCAGCGCGCTCGACTTCTGGCTGATCACCATCATCGCGCTGGTGCTCGGCGTGCTCATGATCATCCCGATCGGCGGCGCCGACATGCCGGTCGTGATCTCGATGCTTAACTCCTATTCGGGTTGGGCCGCGGCCGGCATCGGCTTCACGCTCGGCAATTCCGCGCTGATCATCACCGGCGCACTGGTCGGCTCCTCGGGCGCGATCCTGTCCTACATCATGTGCCACGCGATGAACCGTTCCTTCATCTCGGTCATCCTCGGCGGCTTCGGTGGCGAAACCGCCGCGGCCGGCGGTGGTGGCGGTGAGCAGAAGCCCGCCAAGCTCGGTTCGGCCGACGACGCGGCCTTTATCATGAAGAACGCGCAGAAGGTGATCATCGTGCCGGGCTATGGCATGGCGGTGGCGCAGGCCCAGCATGCGCTGCGCGAAATGGGCGACCTCCTGAAGAAGGAAGGCGTCGAGGTGAAGTACGCCATTCACCCGGTCGCCGGCCGCATGCCCGGCCACATGAACGTGCTGCTCGCGGAAGCCAACGTACCCTATGACGAGGTGTTCGAGCTCGAGGACATCAACTCCGAATTCGCGCAGGCCGACATCGCCTTCGTGATCGGCGCCAATGACGTCACTAACCCGGCTGCGGAAGAAGACAAAACCTCGCCGATCTACGGCATGCCGGTGTTGCAGGTCTGGAAGGCCGGCACCGTGATGTTCATCAAACGCTCGCTGGCCTCGGGCTATGCCGGTATCGACAATCCGCTGTTCTATCGCGACAACACCATGATGCTGCTCGGCGACGCCAAGAAGGTCACCGAGAACATCGTCAAGGGGATGTAA
- a CDS encoding proton-translocating transhydrogenase family protein, protein MEHIAQVVDPFVFRLSIFVLAVFVGYFVVWSVTPALHTPLMSVTNAISSVIVVGALLAVGVPMISSGSGWARGFGFIALIFACVNIFGGFLVTQRMLAMYKKKVK, encoded by the coding sequence ATGGAGCACATCGCTCAAGTCGTCGATCCCTTCGTATTCAGGCTATCGATTTTCGTCCTCGCCGTCTTCGTCGGCTACTTCGTGGTCTGGTCGGTAACGCCGGCTCTGCATACGCCGCTGATGTCGGTGACGAATGCGATCTCCTCGGTGATCGTGGTCGGCGCGCTGCTCGCGGTCGGCGTTCCAATGATCTCAAGCGGCAGCGGCTGGGCGCGGGGCTTCGGCTTCATCGCGCTGATCTTCGCCTGCGTGAACATTTTCGGCGGCTTCCTTGTCACCCAGCGCATGCTGGCGATGTACAAGAAGAAGGTGAAGTGA
- a CDS encoding Re/Si-specific NAD(P)(+) transhydrogenase subunit alpha, whose protein sequence is MKIAVAKEIDPSEPRVAASPDTVKKYRAIGAEVAIEPGAGIKSGLPDSEFTAVGATVSADALKDADIIIKVKRPEASELSQYKRGALVIAIMDPYGNEAALKTIADAGVSAFAMELMPRITRAQVMDVLSSQANLAGYRAVIEAAESFGRAFPMMMTAAGTVPAAKVFVMGVGVAGLQAIATARRLGAVVTATDVRPATKEQVESLGAKFLAVEDEEFKNAQTAGGYAKEMSKEYQAKQAALTAEHVKKQDIVITTALIPGRPAPKLVSADMVKSMKPGSVLVDLAIERGGNVEGAKAGEVVDVDGIKIVGYTNVAGRVAQSASSLYARNLFNFIETMVDKPNKALAVNWDDELVKATALTRDGAVVHPNFQPKA, encoded by the coding sequence ATGAAGATTGCCGTTGCCAAGGAAATCGATCCGTCCGAACCGCGGGTTGCCGCTTCCCCGGACACCGTGAAGAAATATAGGGCAATCGGCGCCGAAGTCGCGATCGAGCCGGGTGCGGGCATCAAGTCGGGTCTGCCGGATTCCGAATTCACCGCGGTCGGCGCCACCGTCAGCGCGGACGCGCTGAAGGACGCCGACATTATCATCAAGGTGAAACGGCCGGAGGCCTCCGAGCTTTCGCAATACAAGCGCGGCGCACTGGTCATCGCGATCATGGACCCCTACGGCAACGAAGCGGCGTTGAAGACGATCGCAGATGCCGGCGTCTCGGCGTTTGCAATGGAATTGATGCCGCGCATTACGCGCGCACAAGTCATGGACGTGCTGTCTAGCCAAGCGAACCTCGCCGGCTATCGCGCGGTGATCGAGGCGGCCGAATCCTTTGGCCGTGCGTTCCCGATGATGATGACCGCGGCCGGCACCGTTCCGGCAGCGAAAGTGTTCGTGATGGGCGTCGGCGTTGCCGGCCTGCAGGCGATCGCGACTGCGCGCCGGTTAGGGGCCGTGGTCACCGCCACCGACGTGCGGCCGGCCACCAAGGAACAGGTCGAGTCGCTCGGCGCAAAGTTCCTCGCGGTCGAGGACGAGGAATTCAAGAACGCCCAGACCGCCGGCGGCTACGCCAAGGAAATGTCGAAAGAGTATCAGGCCAAGCAGGCTGCTCTGACCGCCGAGCACGTCAAGAAACAGGACATCGTCATCACGACGGCCCTGATCCCGGGCCGGCCGGCGCCAAAGCTCGTCAGCGCCGACATGGTGAAATCGATGAAACCGGGCTCGGTGCTGGTCGACCTCGCCATCGAGCGCGGCGGCAATGTCGAGGGAGCGAAGGCGGGCGAAGTCGTCGATGTCGATGGCATCAAGATCGTCGGCTACACCAACGTCGCCGGCCGCGTCGCGCAGTCGGCCTCCAGCCTTTATGCCCGCAACTTATTCAACTTCATCGAGACGATGGTCGACAAGCCGAACAAGGCGCTCGCGGTCAATTGGGACGACGAGCTGGTGAAAGCCACCGCGTTGACCAGGGACGGCGCCGTCGTCCATCCGAACTTCCAGCCGAAAGCCTGA
- a CDS encoding aa3-type cytochrome c oxidase subunit IV, which produces MADHNEVAYTTADGNDYAAHEQTYEGFIMLVKYGTVAVVIIVALMGYFLT; this is translated from the coding sequence ATGGCTGACCATAACGAAGTGGCCTACACGACTGCTGACGGCAACGACTATGCGGCCCATGAGCAGACCTATGAAGGGTTCATCATGCTGGTCAAATACGGCACCGTCGCCGTCGTAATCATTGTCGCCCTGATGGGCTATTTCCTGACCTGA
- a CDS encoding dioxygenase family protein, producing MIDTPTRRAVLGAGVFAAGSLLVVDGSMAQAPLAPTPECHDGEAATLPQTEGPFFKPSSPERIELLEEGMAGQPIELVGFVLSRACKPIAGALLDFWQADDKGRYDNSGFRLRGHQFADAEGRYRLRTMVPGAYVGRTRHIHVKVQPRGGRLLTTQLYFPGESLNRSDGLFRKELLMRTAKNAGWLAGRFDFVLG from the coding sequence ATGATCGACACCCCGACGCGGCGCGCTGTACTTGGAGCGGGAGTCTTCGCAGCCGGTTCGCTGCTTGTGGTCGATGGCAGCATGGCTCAGGCCCCGCTTGCTCCGACGCCGGAATGCCACGATGGCGAGGCGGCAACATTGCCGCAAACCGAAGGGCCATTTTTCAAGCCGTCGTCGCCCGAGCGGATCGAACTGCTCGAAGAAGGCATGGCGGGGCAGCCGATCGAACTGGTTGGCTTCGTACTCTCCCGCGCCTGCAAACCTATTGCCGGAGCTTTGCTGGATTTCTGGCAAGCCGACGACAAGGGCCGCTACGACAATTCCGGTTTCCGCCTGCGCGGCCATCAGTTCGCTGATGCGGAAGGGCGCTATCGATTGCGCACCATGGTGCCCGGCGCCTATGTCGGCCGTACGCGCCATATCCATGTGAAGGTACAGCCGCGCGGCGGCCGATTGCTGACCACCCAGCTCTACTTCCCCGGCGAATCCCTGAACCGTTCCGACGGCCTGTTTCGCAAGGAATTGCTGATGCGCACGGCCAAGAACGCGGGATGGCTGGCCGGGCGTTTCGACTTCGTGCTCGGATAG
- a CDS encoding type II toxin-antitoxin system death-on-curing family toxin: MGEPIWLDIDEVIDMHAEQLAIFGGLEGIRHRGLLELAVLRSANRWNDGRADMAALAAAYAFGLARNHAFVDGNKRIAFHAMMVFLRGNDIPFAPEPAHATSIILSLAAGEVSEESMTRWIRDNWPSE; this comes from the coding sequence ATGGGTGAGCCAATTTGGCTCGATATCGATGAAGTCATCGATATGCATGCCGAGCAACTGGCAATATTCGGTGGACTGGAAGGCATTCGGCATCGTGGCCTTCTCGAGTTGGCGGTTTTGCGATCAGCCAACCGATGGAATGACGGACGGGCGGATATGGCTGCACTTGCCGCAGCCTATGCCTTCGGTCTGGCCCGCAACCATGCGTTTGTGGATGGCAACAAGCGCATCGCGTTCCACGCCATGATGGTTTTCTTGCGCGGCAACGACATACCCTTTGCGCCCGAACCGGCGCACGCCACGTCCATCATCCTCTCCCTCGCCGCAGGCGAGGTCAGCGAGGAAAGCATGACCCGCTGGATCCGCGATAATTGGCCTTCCGAATGA
- a CDS encoding helix-turn-helix domain-containing protein, which yields MKRVKHQDVPAVRLPAKPAPEAKQLRKLAGDWLKQRRADAELSQADLAARLGLKYYTFISQVENGFSRVPTEIMGAWANELGIEPAAFAKHLLMYYEPELHRLLFGAESK from the coding sequence ATGAAACGAGTAAAACATCAAGACGTTCCTGCTGTACGGTTGCCGGCCAAGCCGGCGCCGGAGGCAAAGCAATTGCGGAAACTGGCCGGGGATTGGCTGAAGCAGCGCAGGGCGGATGCCGAATTGTCGCAGGCGGATCTCGCTGCACGTCTTGGCCTGAAGTATTATACTTTCATCTCACAGGTCGAGAACGGCTTCAGCAGAGTTCCAACTGAAATCATGGGGGCATGGGCCAACGAACTGGGTATTGAACCGGCAGCCTTCGCTAAGCATTTGTTAATGTACTACGAGCCGGAATTGCACCGGCTGCTGTTCGGAGCGGAAAGCAAATGA
- a CDS encoding TerC family protein, with amino-acid sequence MLELISSEHLTALFQVIMIDLVLAGDNAIVIGLAAAGLPEGQRKKAIVIGILAATALRIGFASVTVQLLQIIGLLLAGGILLLWVCWKMWRELRTSHHHEPKVQSLSAASTIEGSAPVGHQKTLGQAVWQITLADVSMSLDNVLAVAGAAREHPMILIFGLALSIALMGLAANFIARLLEKHRWIAYVGLAIILYVAVDMCYRGALEVWPHLNV; translated from the coding sequence ATGCTGGAACTAATCTCCTCGGAACACCTGACAGCGCTTTTCCAGGTCATCATGATCGACCTGGTGCTCGCCGGCGACAATGCGATCGTCATCGGGCTTGCAGCCGCAGGCCTCCCCGAGGGTCAGCGCAAGAAGGCGATTGTGATCGGCATATTGGCCGCCACGGCGCTGCGGATCGGCTTCGCCTCCGTGACGGTCCAGTTGCTGCAGATCATCGGGCTGTTGCTCGCCGGCGGCATTCTCCTGCTTTGGGTGTGCTGGAAGATGTGGCGCGAGCTGCGTACGTCGCATCATCATGAACCGAAAGTGCAGAGTCTCTCAGCCGCAAGCACGATCGAAGGCTCCGCCCCGGTCGGCCATCAAAAGACGCTTGGCCAGGCCGTCTGGCAGATCACGCTTGCCGACGTGTCGATGTCGCTCGACAACGTGCTCGCCGTCGCGGGCGCTGCGCGCGAGCATCCGATGATTCTGATATTCGGCTTGGCGCTTTCCATCGCGCTGATGGGGCTCGCTGCCAACTTCATCGCGCGCCTCCTGGAGAAGCACCGCTGGATCGCCTATGTCGGCCTCGCGATCATCCTCTATGTGGCCGTCGACATGTGCTATCGCGGCGCGCTGGAGGTGTGGCCCCACCTCAACGTCTAG